The Hordeum vulgare subsp. vulgare chromosome 7H, MorexV3_pseudomolecules_assembly, whole genome shotgun sequence DNA window CTTCTCTACTTGTTCACGATTCAGTTGACATATTCAAACAGTATCGGTTTGCTCCCTTGTGTTGCTTAATGCCATATGGAGAGTGTGCACTAATATTCGTCTTAGGGTCCCAAAATGATGAACATGATAACCTTTTTTTTTTAACGAAAGGGGTTTTCCCCCTACCCCACTTTTTATAAATGGAGCAGAAAAAGCCCATAAACCAGCTACACAACAGTTAACACACCGACCGAAAATAACCACAGGCAGACCCAAAAACAAAGGAAGCTGTCCTGGAAAGTGCAAAGTAGTCTACTTTTATTACAAGCCAAGATAAACTACCAAGGGAGAAAAGAAACTAAGGATAAGGATAGGTCTTCAGATCATCGCCAAGCAATCCTCAGGATCTCCCCCGGACGCTTGTCCAGCAGTCGAATGAACTGCTTCAGTTCGGTTTGCTGAGCAGCGCCACAAAGAACTTCCCATCGAAGCAAAATCCCTCTTAACTTGACAATGTTGCAGTCCAGACTTTTCCATTTGCGCCCCTGGAAATAGAATTCATTTCTTAATTTCCATATATTCCACAAGGAGGCAGCAATTACCAAGTTAAGAACAGGTTTCTGTTTATTAACTTTCCAAAAGGAAGCAACCTCACTAATGCAACTTATTCTGCAAATCTTAACGAAATCAGATATAATATCCCAAATCAGGTTAGAGTTCACACACTCAAAAAATAAATGCTGGATAGATTCATTTTCACTACAAAATAGGCAAGACTTATCCTCAATTGTTTTCCTTTTAGCCACATTATCTCTAGTCAAGGATTTGTTATATAAACACAGCCACAAAAACACATGTATTTTCTGAGGACACAAAATTTTCCATAAAGAGTCTCCAAAAGGAAATACCACACCTCCAAAGTTGATACAATTATAAAAAGACTTAACAGAGTAAATGCCTTTTGATTCCAAATCCCAAACAGGAGTATCAAGAGAATCAGATAAAGGATAATTCTTTATATGATTAATAAGCATTCCCCAATTACTTAGTCCACTATGATCAACACACCTTCTAAATGATAGTCTAAGTGTCACCCCATCCCAAACTTGGGCCACAGCACATCCTTGTTGATTACAGATGTCAAACAATTTCCAAAACCTTACTTTAAGGGAACACTCCCCAGCCCAAACATCATGCCAGAAACTTATATTAGCACCATTTCCAATTTTCCAGTGATAAAAATTCCTAGATGCTTGTAAAGCCCAGGAAACACTTTTCCAGAAAGGAGATCCAAATtttgttttggtccaaaaaatattTGGACAAGTCACATCATACTTATAAGCAATCACATTTTTCCAGTCTCCAGAATTATTCCTAAAAAATCTTTTTCCCCAGGAAGCCAATAGAGCCATATTATAATCTCTAATATTAGGGATCCCTAAACCTCCAAAATCCTTCTTTCTAGACACCAAACCCCATTTGGCCAAATGGAACTTATGTTGATCCCCCATTTGGCCATGATAACCTATTACCTAGGGCTGGTATTGGATAACCCCCTCTTTGTATTTGTTTTTGCTCTATTTGAATATATGTAATTTGATATACTAATATATGAAAATACCATCATGTTCATCATTTGTACTTATGGTTCTGGGCATTAAAAAAATAAACATGATGATCATATCAATAATATCAATTTTATTGTACAACTACTTCTGCATGTGCTTAACTTGACTACTTGAGGTACTAGTAATCTCCACTAGGGGAATTAGACAAACGCCTTACTATTAACTATGAATGGGTGAGAATTAATCAGATTTCTAATGGAATGATTGTACTCGATAATAGATATATCTATAAGCTTGCAAATGAGAATATATTATTAGTTAGAAAAATTAGCATCATAATCAAACAATCATTTCCACTTCATATGTATAAATGTAGTTTGGCTTGTACTTGATGTTTGCTAGCAAGATATgtagaaagaaaggaaaaaggtAGTAATATTACATTGCTTTGTCAAGAAAATACTACATTGGTTTTCAGAAAAAATACTACATTGATTTGTCATCTGATTGATATGTTTGTTTCATGCCTCTACGTGACCGTTTCATCAATCCTGACGCCCATACCATTTACATACATGGTATTTCTACCATAGATCAACAAGTCCGGCAGTCCCACACTATCATTTTTATTTGGCTCTACGCCTTGTTGATCTAATAGTATTATTGGGTAATGTCAATGCGATGCACTTACCAACATTTCTTGCGGATTAAGAGCATAACTAAATCTACTGCATCCAGATATTTGTGCACAATCATTCTTCGTGGATATAGGGGCAAAACACAAAAAATTAATCCAAAAGTGAACTAATTTATAAAATGAACTGTCCGCGAAAAAAATTCACCCAACGGACCCTTTTTTATGACGTCTTTgtcttaggcgccacactacactgtgtgacgcccgaCACTACGTTGTGTGACGCCCGAGACCTAGTGTGACGCCTAAGacataggcgccacactacactgtgtggctTCTAAGGCAAAGGCGTCGCACAGTATAGTGTGGCGCCTGACTGTCGGGCGCCATACAAAAGGGTCAGCTGcgtgaacatttttcaaacatggttcagTTTGTGAAATACTTTTGCTCCTGGGTCAAATTTGTCTAATTTGCCGGATATAGGCGTGGCTTCTCTAGTTGTTCAGTATTTATCTGACATATTCAAACAGTTCATGCATGGACTACTTAATGATCAGTTTGCTTCCCTTGCGGTGCTTAATGCCATAGAGTGTGCCAAAAATGATGAACGTGATGATCGTATCAATAATATCAGTTTAGCTGTACAACTACTAATAGATGTGTATAACTGATGTTGAGGTACTAGTAATCTTCACTAGGGGAATTAGAACGTCTTGCTGTTAAGTTATGAAAGGGTGATAATTAATCAGATTTCAAACGGAATGAATGTACTCGATAATAGATATTAGAATATATTATTAGTTAGAAAAATTAGCATCATAGCTAGACAACCATTTCCAGTTCATTTGTATAAATGTGTCGTTTTGTTTATACTTGAGGTTTGCTAGCAAGATATGtagcaaaaagaagaagaaaaaggtagTAATACTATATTGATTTGTCATCTGACAAATGCTCCTTGTCTTTGAAGGGGAGTGGTGTAATGGCATGGACTTGGCTGAGAGCGCTAATGCACGCCCGTACACGCCATCGCCAGGGGATTACCACTTGCTGGGAAATACCAGGCAGACATTCATCGGATGAATTGGAGGAACATGAAGCAGATGCAGTGCTGAATCAAGTTTTGGAATGGTGCGTCCTGGTATCATCGACCATGCATGGATGCTTTTGGCGTCTTCGCGCGAAGTAGCTTACCGTTGTTGTCTCTCGGTGCATCAGACGGTGATTCGAAATGCTGCGGAAAAACTTCCTGTTGCTTAGTTTTGTATCTCGGTTGGGATGGAACTTGTACTGGAAGTATGACTTTGGTGCGCCATCGATGGTTCCGGTGGTCGATCACTTGAACCGGGAAGCTGGGAATCTCTTCGGTGATCGGTTGCTGTTTAATTCGTCTTCGTGCATTTGATCGGTGTTGCATGCTTAATTTTTGTTCATCACCTGCGTGCAATGGTAATACCACACGCTTACATGCGCTGTTCTGTGTTGAGTCCCTGTGTGGCACTGTGCACAATAGTGTAAGAGTTTCGGTCATTTTTGTGGTTGGTCCTGATCGAGAAAGAGCATCAGTGATGCAGCTGGGCTTCAAGAGGAGGACGGTGTTATGAGTGAGTCGGTGACAAGGTGGATGAACGGCGGCAGTGGCGAAACAGGCTGCCTGAGGTGCagttattatatatcaaaatgtcGGCAAGGAAAGCCACATTGTGCAACAAGTTATTGTGAGTGGAAATCAAGCTCAATGTCAAAATGACACGGAAACGGATACCATGATTAGATGTCAGGATGCAATGCTGAGGCTATGTTGAACAGTCCCTACGACTACGGTTGAAGCACACCTAACACAAGAAGCCGTGAACTGATAGCAGTTCGTTTACAACATGCCATTGGCGACCATCTCCACAAGCGGCATCAAGAACATAGTGTGTCACTGTACTGCTCCTAATGCTAACAAGGCATCTTAAGCAACCACGCTGTTGGGAGATCTCCGGCcagtccccatgctaatcatatgcaACCACACCGCCAGAGATCTCTGTCAAGTCATGCTAACATGGCATCATATGCAACCATGCCATCAGATCTGTCCTCGGTAACATGGCAACCTATGCAACCACACTGTCAGAGAACATCAGTCCTCGTCCATCACATCAAGAGCAGGTATTCGTCTGAAGCGTCCACCGTGCCTTAGGTCTACTGATATTGGTGATCTTCCCTCGATTCTTTTCTTCTTAGGCGTAGAATGTTCGCCAGCTACTGATTCAAAGAGTTCTCCCATATTTGACATGTTGGGCCTCTTCTTATCCGGCTCCTCTTTCAGGAAACTGAACACATGCACCCGTAGAAAATGTTAGCATGTTATATGTCTACATTCCGAAATTGAGCACTGTCTCACTACTAAAGAGTTACAGGCCAGCAAGAAAAAAGTCAATTCCAAGGAAAGCAACAAAATGTACCTCTCTCGGATGATCTTAAACGCTGCCATTGTTGCATAAGGTAATCCCGTCTTTGGATCACGGTATCTACAAGGAAGTAAAACCTCAAATAAGATTATCACTTTAAAACAACCATGGAGACATAACCCACTCAGCGTGTAACAGAATGCATCAGTTCAGGTGTACTAATGTAGGAGTTCAGGTGTAAATGCACGAGTATGTTCATTTCAAATCACTGAATGAAGCACCTTGCCTATTTCATCATGACAAAATAAACTGAAGAGTACAACAATTGCTAGAACTAGGACGTGCAATTTATATGGGATTGCTGGATTTTACATAATATGGCACTCTCTAACCAACAGACACATATATCGCAATACAACAAACCACTACCAACCAACACTGCAACACCTGACTGTAAAAATACACAGCAATTAAGCAACAGAAACATGTGTGCATAATTTTATCAAGTGAAATATGTAACTGCCAGGGAAAAGGGAAGGAAGCTCCAACTTCACATACAAGGGAAAAGGAACATGAATTAAGGAATGAGCAAATTAGTGTACAGAAAACATACTTGGCAGGAAGTCCTGTTACAACACAAACAGATTTCTCCGGATCTGCAGTAATAATAATTAATACAGGACTACATTGAATTCAAACTGTCAAGTCTACAAATATATTCTATGGTAACTGCCAGATAAATAAAGTACATCACCAAAGAGAAACCAACACTTACAAGGAGTTGAAGTTGTACAAAGTTCAGACCCAAATGATGCCCCATTAATGAATTCCAGACGTGATTCCCCTAATTCAGAATGATGATAATTAGCACAAAAAGAAGTAGCTTCTAAGTTCAGTATTCACATGTAAGCAGATATGTGTACAGTAGTTACCATCCCTAGAGTGAAATCGAAGTGTAGGACCCTCATAGACAGCTTTCTGAACAACAGCTTttttcttcacctcctcctctctTGCCAGTACACGTTCAAGATTTCTCATGTTCATGATCTCTAATAGACAAAGGTAAAATACTCAAGCAAAAGCGGTATGTTCCATCTATATCTCTGGGAAAAGCAGAAGAAACAAGGAAAACAGACCAGTTTCAGCTGCTTCCAAGAGCATCTCTTCTTGTGTCATGCGTTTTTCTTCTCCCTCTTTTCTCTTCTTAATTGGCTGGAACAGTATAAAAGAGGGAAAACAATCAATTAGCCTGAAAACGCCATTTTTTGAGTACTATACAAGATTCTGTTGTCCCTGAATACTAATAACCATGAACGTAAGAAGTGGAGGGCTGCTGTATGGATACAGACCTTAGCAGTTGCTTGCTTTTCAGCACGTATTGCTTCTCGTTCAGCTTGTCTCACAATGACAGCTGTTCTGGTCGATTTCCTGATTGTTTTCTCAGACTCCCATTCATCAGGAACATCTGATTGTTTGGATGAAGTTGTCTTATCAGGAGCCTTGTCATCTATATCGTCATCCTCTAGTTTGAtgaacttattcttcttcttctttttcttggctTTCATCTTTTTCATTGTCTTCCCAGGGAAAACTAGCCGCTTCTTAATAGGTAATCTGGTCCACAATCGGGGCACGATTTAGAATATACTCCCTCTGTGCCACaatacttgttgttggggagaactaaTCTAGTTCcccccaacaacaagtatttaggaacagagggagtataactgAGTGTTATGCAGTGCATGACTGTGCTCTGATATGCTTATGAGCTAACATGAAACATGTGTTACCTCTCACTCACTTCCTTCTCTGGGTCGTCGTCAGGTTGAGGTTCCTGGAAGGGGTTGGATTAGCAGAGGCAGTGAGGAAATTATTATGAGCAAAGAGAAGACCAACTTTACAAAAACTACTACACAATAAATAAGCAAACCAATTGAACAGATTGGACGGAGCAGAAGCAGGGATCTCACATCTTCATCGAAATCACTGTCGAATACGTCACCAGCATCCTGCTCTTCCTGATAGTTATCATCCTCCTCGTCCTGCCAGAAAGGACGGAGCGGTTGAGGCACAGTAAacagcttatgaagatgagcagaAGGGATGATTCCGTGGCAACCGACGGACCTCCTTGAGGGCGTCTTGGCCCCAAAAAGCCTCGTCGTTCTCGACCTCCTCCTCGACGAGCTTGGTTATCCTGCGCAATCAGAGGGGGGACATACAGCGTAAGAAGTAGGGAAGAGAGGTACGGCGGGGGAGGAGCGCGGGGCACCTCTTTCCTCGGGTGGCACGCGCCGCGCGTTCGAGCAGGACGGGCGGCTCCTGCTCGTCTGCGGCGTGGTCGGCCATGGCGACTTCACCGGCGGCGAGATGGCGATGGGTTCCGTCAGTCTCGCGGCGGCGAGTGGGGGGATTTTGGGGGAAGGGAGGAGAAGCAACGAGTGGAGACGACCGGACGAGTGACGGCCCAAGTCTAAGTTCCCACTACCGGCCCAAAAGACACCCAATGTTTTCTTGAGCTGGAAAGCCCAAATCTTCAGTATAAACAGAAAAGATTCTATTTCCCCGTTTCTAAGGTTTTTTTTAAGCCGCTGCTACGGATCATCCGGTTGATCCCAGCGAAAAATAAACCGCCTCGGAGGCCCTACAATTAGACGTTTGCCAGCCGTTCGATTAGAGGGTGTTTGGTTACAGGGACTTAGAACTTATAAGCCATGACCCGCCGTTTGCAACGTGGTCAATGTTGTGCTCGGTAAGTTTGCAACTCAGCAGACGTTGCAAACACTCGCCGGCCGTCTGACCTCACATGGGTGAAACACAtcacatattttcctttttctctagcAGGACCGTGTTTTCTGGGTGATGTTTGGATCAAATTGGCTGCTTGGATAGCCATTTGGATGGCGTGCATGAGAACCGTTTAATCTTTGGCCCCTGAGTCGCAACCGTTTGCAACAAGAACCGTGTTGTGGTTGGGAATTTGCAACACGAGTTGTGTTGCAGTCCATTTCGTTCATCATTGGGAACATTGCAACATGAATCATGTTGTGGCCAACCATGGCAATATGGACCATGTTATGGTCAACCATCGCAACATGGACGATGTCACAGTCACCCATAGCTTGCTATGAATTCACCCATTGCAATTGAGACTATGTTATGGTCACCTATTGCAACATGGATCATATTGTCGTCGCCTCGACATCATCGAGTAGGCCCCAGCATGGCGATGACGACTTCTAGCGGGTCCTTGTACCTACGTCTGGCGGGTTTGCAACAACGGACGGTACTTTGCTATGCACCACCGGTTTGCAGCAGTGGGCGGTCCTTGCCCAAGATTGCAGCAACATGGGAACATATTTTTATGTGGACATGGGAATAATATTTCTTTTTTCAAAGTGAACATGGCAACATTTTTCTGAAGAGACCAACAAAATCTTGTACTTTCTAAGGGTACTAGCTAGTGCATGAGCTAATATTATGGCGTGAAAAAATGGTGTAAAATTATCAACTAGATATGTCATAGGCAACTGGGACAACACACCTGATAAAGCACACGAAAACTGTGCATGCATGTCCGTCGTGATTCagctaagagcatggttaatagtatagccaactgctggctataaacaGTCTTATAGTCCATCTTACAGCTagtttgtacaatagttagctataaaagagtattacttttatcatatatgatccACCTTTCATtcccacaaagcacctaggagaacGTGCTAGAGTTAACTCttaacgaagagcccgcttcccttctttctcctcttctctctcatccaactcagcaaacatatagtattttaatccttacagcctgctgagtgtaccttattgtacttgctctaatcgGGCTCGGGCTGATCGGACGACGCAACACGCGGCTTACGTGTTCGCTGTAATCAGTCGGCTGATTTaaaaccttttcttttttttaacaCAATACAGACGCAGTGCTTATATATACGTGAAAACCAACCTGTGGTTAGATGGTTAGAGGGACAGTGGTATGCCCAGTCCACCAGGGTTCAAATCCTAGTGCTTGCattatttctgaatttatttcaggattttcggTGATACGCTTTCAATGGGAGGGGACGTTCCGTTGATGACGAGGCGCCTAcgatgacttcgtaaatctcaagatgatatacCGGCTTAGTCTTTCGGAGGTGCTCATAGGGGTAGGTCTCCTCGTTGGGAACGTTTTCTTTCATTAAACGCACATCGTTAAAAATCCTAAAATAAGACAGGAAATGCTAGCATCGGGCCTTAAACGGTTAAATCCTAATGGATTAAGGGCTAAGGATACTACTATTCCTCTAACAATCTAACTACATATTGGTTCGCACTGGTGTCTTTAAAATTAATTCCCGTAATGAGTATCACATACTAATATCATGCATATCATATTATAATATGGTATTTCTTTCATATTTTATGTTATAGTTTGACCATGACTTTAACAAATACCATGACTTTAACAAATAAAATATAAGTTATACGTAGCAAAAGTAATATTATCAAAAATTATATTCAAATACAAACCCACTAATATAATTTTCAATGACATGCATTAACATT harbors:
- the LOC123407285 gene encoding SWR1 complex subunit 2; amino-acid sequence: MADHAADEQEPPVLLERAARATRGKRITKLVEEEVENDEAFWGQDALKEDEEDDNYQEEQDAGDVFDSDFDEDEPQPDDDPEKEVSERLPIKKRLVFPGKTMKKMKAKKKKKKNKFIKLEDDDIDDKAPDKTTSSKQSDVPDEWESEKTIRKSTRTAVIVRQAEREAIRAEKQATAKPIKKRKEGEEKRMTQEEMLLEAAETEIMNMRNLERVLAREEEVKKKAVVQKAVYEGPTLRFHSRDGESRLEFINGASFGSELCTTSTPYPEKSVCVVTGLPAKYRDPKTGLPYATMAAFKIIRESFLKEEPDKKRPNMSNMGELFESVAGEHSTPKKKRIEGRSPISVDLRHGGRFRRIPALDVMDED